GAGAGACCAGATGTTGTAGGTTTGGTTTTGCCTGAACTGGAAGTGGTACACAGTTGTTGCTTTAAAAAGGGTGAATTGTGCAGTGGCAAGCTACTGTAGCCTGAGCAGCACCAGCGAGACTGAATAAAGGCTTAGACATGCTGTGTCACTCATTCAGCCTTTCACTGCCCTCGTGACACCACTATCCTAGTGCTGAACTCTCACTTTCTGACATCAGCACTTGTATTTTGTCAAAGCATGTGCTCTCTGTATAGCCGCATACAATCCCTGTGAATGGTCTTTGTAGGTTAATGCAAAGCCTCTTGCCATCCTGAGCTTTCCATATGACAAGACTGACAAAAAGGGATGGGAGATTAGGCATCAGGAACACAAGAGTTGGTGCTCCATGGAAAAACAGGCACCAGCTTCATTTTAACCTATTGCATTAAAAAGCGCAAGTTTACTTTGTCTTACTGACAGTCTTTTTAATTGGTCATTATAATGCttctttaataaaaatgaagataTTTCCTTACCCCCTTTGGTTCTTCATGGCCTTATGTTTGGAAATTGTAGCCATCAAACACTAAATATGAACATTACAAACGTCTTGAATTTGAAAAACGTATATAAGAAAACATGCCCATTCTAGAAAGCATTTGTGATTTGGGCTTTTTTAAGACCAATATCCATTTTTACAATAATGAATAGTTATGGTTTATGTTTAGTCATCGAAGTGTAAAGAATGGAAAAAAGCAACAGCAACAAGAAACCTACAACAAAGAATTCAGTCATGACTTTGTCAACCATTACTTGATGTAATGGCTCCACAGTGTTGACCTGAGGAAAGAAAGTTGTTCCTCAGGTCTGTACTTACCATTGTAGCCGTACAGCGATATTGTGGCAGTGTGGTTCACTCACAGTTACTTTCCACAGATGTTCAAGAGAATTAATCAGTGGCTGTTTTTGCCAGGAACAGTGCTGTGTATCACTAAGTGTGTATCCAGGCATTTTAATGATAGAATAGCACTAACTGGCAAATAAAGACATGACTATAGGGTACAGAACTTCATGTAAGTCCAGAGACAGCCATGTGTGCCCAGGCCAGGCAATGCTTCACAGAAGATAAGATTGTTTGGAGTGTCTGCAGTTCTTTTCTGTGGACTGTAACCATCCCATCACTTAAATTATAGGTGTCCATTGTTCTAAAACTCTCCCAGTTCACCTTTGTGCTACTATGCCAATTCTAAAGCATAGTGAATTTGGTGGTGTTTGTGTCATAACTGTGTCTGGTAATGGCTCACTTGTGTTTAtcgatgatatactgtactgtaattcacAGCAGAGTATGTTTACCAAAACGTTTTGTTTACTTATGTAGGAGAATATGCCTACTGAGCAGTGCTTCACCATGTAtcatgacaatgacccaaaacatgCAACTAATAAAttcagcagaaaaacaaaaagtgtaAAATCTTAAACTGGCCAAGTCAATCTCCAGATTGAATCCAACTGAGTATGCATTTTACATGaggaaaaaagatttaaagcaaaaacaattcAAGATTAGACAAGAACTCAAAAATTGGCTGCAGAAAGTTATCTCACAGAGAAAGGGTTTGTTTAAGTCAAATTATCACAGACTTCATGCAATCATAGCTTCAAAGCAATGTGCAACCAAAAAACTGACTTTTGCACTCTGAAAGTTACGTAAAGTAAAATGTACGGTCGCTTGAAATAACCGAGTTAAACACAAATTGTTTTGGGTCTCATATATTCAATGTATGCTTTCAATTACCCCAAAATAACATGTACATTACTGGATATAATAGCCATTCATGGTtcatgatcacaaatacaagtggttaagactataaagaaaaaaacggtTTTCACTTTTCTACTCCAATATTTTAGGTGGGCACTGTCTTGAACAGACACTCTTATTTGAACAGATTCCATTATCAATATTCCAGtaataatatgtatttttttaacatagtgCCCAAAGTTTTACAAAGTAATCTAAATATTACAACagcattgtgtaatatgaacaACACAGCCCTTGACTGAAATTCAACACTTAGAATTTACACTTACACAATATATCATATAGTATTTCATGCCTTTTCATTGCTTATCCACATTATGTaatggaggaaaaaaatcagcttATCAACCTGTCTTGATTCTTGAAGTCACTGGTAGTATAGCTGCTAAAGACACATGTGGATGACCAATTAGGAATGGTTGCTCTCTTTGTCTCTGTATCAATATATAAACTATGCACGGACTAAATGCAAAAGCCATGGATATACCAGCATTAGGTCCATGGCAGGGTAGAGCAGATCATTTGGATGCCACATATGTAATGTACTTACAAAACTCAAAGCAATACAAAGGACATTACATTGCTGAGGAACTATTTTACTTTGTCTATGTTCCCAAGTAACCGGCATACTAGCAGGAAGTAATACTTTGTTCAAGTGTACACTATATAACAGTGTACAGTGATCACCCAAGTTCAGAGAGACAGCTCaagtttaaaatacaattgcaaATGCACTGTCCTAATTATAACTCTGTAAACGTACATAGTCTTCCTGTAGCCCTAATTTTGGATAACCAAGCAGCACGTAACTACGGCACATTACATGCAACATttgttttagattatttttgcCATAGTTTTGATCAGTGTGGACAGGGTCTCGTATGTCGTACTAtaaagaaaaaacttgaattgcatacagtacccaaatattttaaacacagaGCATGAAAAGAAACTTATGAATAACAGCACTTTGCAAAAGTTTTGAACTCCAAACAAGTCACATTTAGATATCTTAAAACGTACATGATTTCTTTCATATTAACCTTTTTATTCAAAGCTATGATGATCAAAATGTTATGTTATATAAACATTGTTTATACATGTTTTAGCTTTGCACGATGGTGTAATTTAACCTGTTTTTGGCAAAATGTTGTATATGTTGCAGACTGTTGATGGACTTGGCTCTTCAGTTGAATACAAATTTGATGACAGAATGTGAAGTCAGGACTTGggctgggccactcaaggacattcattgttttcttgttaAGTTACTCTAGTGTGGCTTTGGCTTTGTGCTTCAGGCCCCTGGCATATGGATAGCATTACGGGAATGTTCTGGTGATAAGAGGGGCAAATTGGTTCCTGGGTTTTCCTTCTCTGAATTTCAGCAGGCTCAACATTTAACAGGTTACATCATCTGATTCCCATTAAATCTCACTAATGAGCCGATTCAGGGTGTATGCAGCTGTTGTCTGTCAATGCAGCACAATTGCTCAAGATAAGTTAGTTAAAATGactccaaaaacatttaagcaaTATCCAAAATCTGTATGCTTAATTTCTAAAAAGATGCATATGTAAATAGGGTGATAAAGGTTTGCTATATGCTCGGTATATACAAATATGTGCAGCACTGTTTGATTTTTTACATTGCTTTCATCCCCAAAAATTTAATTCTGCAatagttttagattttttaaactaaCCAATCTCCCTATAAGCAAGTTATTCATAGAATGTATTCCATTAATTGCAGAATTGACCACTTCCGCTTCCTTATTAAACCCTAAGCCTAATTTAAGTCAACATGTTTCCCACTCACGACCACTTTACACCTGCTTACTCTCATCATATAACCACAAGCTATTGCACTACACTGCTAAGGTTTATTAAAGCTGTGACTCAGTACAGTGCAACAGAGATAAGTCACCAGAGCCTTGACACAATACAGCAGTCTCTCAAGGTGGTGGAAGTTGCCCTCAGGGATGTTAATATTTCCCCACATTAATATTTCATGCCAGTGCATCGAGAGACACATGTCCGTGGGGGGCAGATGGAAAAAGCATTGTGAAAATTTCCGGTTCATCCTGAAGACCAATTGTGATTTTGCCACAGATTGGTAATCAATGGTTAAAGCCAATAAGATGGTGTGATACGAGAGGcaagaagaaaacacagaacAACCCGAGctggaaaaaacatttccatcCTTATTGCATTATTTCTGCAGTTCTACAGCAATGAGATAATTATATAGGAAACTCCAAGAAGACACCAAGTAGTATATTTCACCGGGAGCAGATCAAGTCAGCAtgtatgaatttaaaatgtcCTCAACTTTATGCTACTGGGCCAAGACAGCACTTATGCGTTTGGCATGTTCTGTTACTGCAGAGTGATcgcagaaaaatatttcaaattcaaCACACTGGAAGTCACACATCTTCCAGAGGAGCACCACAGCTAATTTGACCACCCTGGCTCATTTGGTTGATGTTAATAATCTTGGTGGATACACCACAGTTCTTTTGGAGATCACCGATGACACTAAACAAACACACCTCTGaaattcaattttaatattttggtgTTGCAGTATATTCTATACAAGATGATTCAAGGTTTGTTCTTTATGGAACATAAAACACAGGCAAAAATGATAAGTTTCTCTTTTCACATTTCACCCATACACATATCATTAATTGAATCATTCTTTTAATAATGCATTATTAATATTCTACTGAGCTCATGTAAGCGTgtgagcagaaataaaatggCTTCTTCAGCTATTATGTCCCTTCTGACACTGCTGCAttaattttccagtcaatgtgAGGCTCATCTATGCTACAGTCAAGCAGCATCTGCTAATCTGCTTATCTTTGAAATCCAAGGCCAAGCGAATACAGAGGACTTGCATTCCATGTATTTCAAATTCATGCACTGACTTCTACATGCGTTTTAATTTTTCCTTCTAAAACCAATACCACAAGCAATTTTCTGCAGCTGTATGAGAGAAGGGAAATCAGATTATATTATGTGATCTGGGTATTAAAAActgtattattttcaatatttttttttccttatcacTGAATCAAAGCAACTTTGTTTAATTCTGAAGGGTCTCTTTCCAAAACAAAAGAGCCAGAGCAACTCATGAAGTTTTCCCACTGGGTCTGACAATTAATGTAGAAAAAGACTAGGTTTTTTTAGCAAGTCTAATGCACCCATGACTTCAGTTTCTTGAAAACATTTCCCATGATGGTTCCGCGGACTGAAGCTACCAGCTTCTAACTACACGAAGCAAAAGTATTCTTCTTTAGAGACAGGTGATATTGCATTCCAACACTGCGTACTGTACATTTGAGTTTGAGCATTGGCCTTTGtcattttgtgctttttgtctGCCAATAAAATTATGAAGTAATGTACATAGATTTGGATAATCTCAGataatagtttttaaaaacatgtgttgaaaaaaaacatgctaaaaCTTATCTCTGCAAAATAGACAGTTGTGCTCACTTGAAATATATACTCCCTTAACCCACTTCCGCTTTCATGAGGATCATAATCTGACTTCCACCTATTCCTCTATTTTGCAATGTCTTTAGAGATCAAACACTCTCACTAATCATGCAGGCTGGAGGAATAACAGCTTTCAAAgacactgaaagaaaaaaaaagtcatgactCTGACAATATTCTGCAGACTTGTTCCTGAAAGCAAGAACAAATACACAAGACTCAAGACACTAAAACTAAGGAGACACCTTGTTAACCACTGTTTGACTGACAAATGCAATGAACAACATGTGAATAAGCAGTCAATGCAGTGACTATTAGCTAGAAAATTGCATCTTGAAAGGAAGCAGTTTCTGTATCATTTGGGAAAAACAGTTGTGCTTATACCGATTGAGAAAATACCTGATATTAGTTGAATTCAGTTAATACTTATGGACATTTGTAGCTCTAAGTCATAAAAATTCTCAGAAATGCAATTTTTCCTACTTCCATATGAAATTGAAATAGGTAAGAGAATAGAGCACATCACCCTTCTTAAAGAACACTTCAGGAGTATCTGTAACTTTGTACTATGTAGATAACAGTATCAAATCTCCTATGCTACAAAACAAATATATGGCTTACACATGCAAAAGTACGTACAACacacacaatttaaaaacactgaacatGCAAAGAATATATAAATTAACAATACTGCAGTATTattacaagtacagtacatgtacagtaacccAAATGACTCCTACCTGTTAAACCCCTGGATTACACTCCTTTCTGAACAACTGGGTCAAAGGAAAGAATGCTATATAACACAGGATATATCCTATAGTATATCCCAAATATCAATTAGTACTGTGCTTCCCATATCCTCCTCAGCTCCAGTGTCCATTTCgtttttttgtgtgcatgtATTAAAAGCAacccaaaaaaacaacatgaaaacCACAAGTGTAAATGGATGTTGTAACTACCCCCAAACATTAGGGATTATTTTGGAATACTATATAGTTCCTGATGTCTAAAGAGGTCAAAATATTTCATACTTATTTTAAGATAACATGTCATACAAAAGAGGAGGCAAACCAGTCCATGTAGCCCATGTTGGTAGTCAGTAGCTTATTGATACAAGGATCTTGTCCAGTCTTAGTTGGAAAGAAGCCACAGTATCGCCTTGAACTACACCGCTGGACAGCTTGCTCCATACTCCCACAGGCCTTGGGAATTTTATCATATTAATAATCAcccattataaaataaaatggtgaAAATTCTTCACCGaggttttcaaatgaaaaagtcATGACGCTACAAATTCACACGCCACAAAGGAcatggcttttttattttaaaatagttccATGGAATTCATCCCAAACAGGTGGGGGCTGATCACGGAGAtcagcgcgtttttttttttccaaccacATTAACGCTTAGTACAAAGCACCACTGATTATTGCTATGCaaaactggcagaaacaaaataagaataaaaaaacctGTCAGAAACATACACAAGTCACTACAAGCCCTACAGTGTTCTAAAAACACAGCGATAGACTGCTAATCCAATTTGAATGCTAATCCAATCACACTTGTCTCATAATTGCAATTCAGGTGATAAAAAACGACGGTGTGGCCAGTGAAATGAAGTTAAAAAGGGATTCTATTGAATTGTGTGGTGGGGGGTGGGGCTCTTGGTAAAAGAAGTATGAACAGTGTATCTTGGTTAATTCCACTACCACAGGTCTAAAAAAATTAGCATTTACAAAATACTTGATAAAAAATATTCTTCTTTCCAATAGTACAAGAGGTGCATAAAATTAACTAAAAGTTCATGTGAGATGCTTCACTCATTCTTTCTTGTCAGCTGCTGGGTCAGTTTTCTGTTcctaaaggaaaagaaaagaggaaaGAGAACAGGCAGGTTACTGCGTAGCCCAAACCAGAATGGAACTAAACTACTGTACCACAGCAACTTCCACACCATGTTAACTGAGCAGCAGCTAAGAAAAGAAGAGCAATTCAGTTAgcagaaaaaagtgaaaaaagggCCTTTTCCAATGAGCAGTGTTAAGCTTTTCCCTTATTAAAACACATAACTAATTAGAAGCTTTTTTAGCCGTGCCCTTAAAGGAAATTCATCAATCGCCTTTGCAATTGATTGTATTTGAATTGGAATAAATATCATCGAAACATACAAGAGGAAAGGGTCACTTTTCCTGCCACATGTGTTGATGAGCAGAATTGTCCATTTTTGGTCACTTGGATCATTTTGAAATTCTCCCAGAAACGTTTTGGTGCTGCACCTACTGTAGCAACTCTGTCATCCTCTCACATGGAAATGACTTTTAATATAAGTAACCAGCGAAACCATCCCCATAAAAATGATGTGTTTTCACATTTCAGAATTGCTGCCAATGATGAATAAAGCAACATCACGTTGAACAGTTGCTGTATGTACAACTCTGGTCTTCTGGTTTACAGCAAGTTTCACAATTAGACCTGGCAGTTTTAGTACTAACAGCAACACAAGTTTTGAGAAGAGCCGATGTTGGAAATCGCACGTGGCAGCTTAATATATGTTTTACATTATTATACTGATTTCTTTTTAGACCATATTATACATTGTATTTTGcaatcatttgtttttatagATTATTAGTAGAACAGGGTTTTAACAGCTTTGGATAAAGGTGCCAAATACAATAATAGCTACGATAATCAACATAGTGTCTCTTAGTGTCAAGCTGTGGTAGGATTAATGGCTCCTATTTATCATTTTTGTTATTATATACTTGTTGTTTTTCCAATACAAAGGTTTACATTGGGCTGTCTAAGCTTGAGCACAAATATCTCCCTATCCCTTGTTAGTAGATCCTTATTTCTCTCAACAGGTCATTCTATTTTCCTTAACCAATGGCTCAAACAAAAGCACCCCTTGTGACATTTCATTAGGAATGTATCAGCTACcggaaaatgtcattttcattaaATCTGTCATCATTAGCATCGTTCTAggtattcatttaattttcttatcaagtcttttttaaaaatcaaaatattaataaGCCGTGCATTGGAGACTGCACACATTTTAACATGTTGCAGTTGGATAAGAGCCCATTAGTCTTTACATTTTGaatcttaacattttgttttgaaaataaatcaaacagaTTGACCAAAATGAGTTATATGAGCAAGTTATTTCTCCCACCCCACCTTTACAACCCACACATACAGAAAAAGGAATACAATGTCAAACTCCCAGACCTAATACAGACGCAATCACAGAGTGAGACCTTAAGCTCAACCACAGCACACAATTCAGGAAAACCAAAAACCCCTCAGCCACTGATTTAACCTGCTCCTCTTCACTACTCAGCACACTACCCAACTTTCCTGCCTGGAAAACAAACCACCGCACACAGAATACACTTGCGTACCCTTTACTTTGACTGTTCCAGTTTGCCCTTTTACGGACAGCAAGCTGGGAGAAGTACTTCTATTGGCAGACACACTAACAGACGAGCGAGAAATACGGATCTGTAGTAGTGggagggagtaaaaaaaacaaaaaaacaacaacattaaaaacacatgcATCAAAaccgtaaaaaaaaaaggcgcaACAGGAATGGGAGAAAGTCCGGGCCGGAGAGGCAGACCATACCTCATCGATCTTGGTCTCCCCGTTCTCGGCAGGCGCGGTGCCCTCCTCCAGCTTTTCGTCTTTTTTCCCTTTCCCTCCTTTCTTGCCTTTCACAGCGGCCTTTTCTCCGGCCTGCTTCTGCGAAGACAGAGCACAGCAAGAAGCAAAGGCAGCTCGTGGCTCCCTTGCCAACTAGTCCTCAGGTACATTTTGCAGTCCACCAGGAGTTAGTTGATCCAGACACACGACACCACCCAGGCAGAGCAGGAGCTGTACTTGGGACACACGGACTCCAAGTTTCTGAAATGGAGAAAATACCCCAACACACACCCTGCCTGCGAAACAGGCTTCAATTAAAAGTAAATATAGTaaaacaagtacagtaggtctcaaaagtctacacacccttagtgaaatttcagtttttgttgtCGTAAAGGTTGAAATCAAGATGGATCATGCTACACCTTTTTTCAGCTTTAATAAGATCCTGTGACCAACAATGTtttagtgaaaaacaaatggatcATTTTTAGGAAAAAAGGCTAAATTCAAATGTAACTTTAAAGATATATGAATGaatattcatttcatttcagctcATTTGGTTTTTCACCAATAAATTATCCAGccatttccagaaaaaaacatggtatCATTTTTGACAACATTGATgaatagcttgttccacactcccacaaccctttgtgtaaagaactgtgtacttttcttgtttttaaatgtgctgCCCTGTAGTTTCAACTTGCACCCTCTGGTTTAAGTTTTACTGTTGATTTGGAAGAAGCTTATATGCTTGGCTTCATCAATACCTTTGAAGATTTCGCATATTTGACTCAGTCTTTtcattcaagactaaaaagattcagttgtttttagTCTGTCAATATGGGACATTCCTTTGAGTCTGAGATGTTACCTAGTCACTCTTCTCTTTAccgattccagagcagcaatattaaATTAGTATGGCAATACCCAAGATTAGACATTACTCTAAATAAATTCTTAGTGTATGGGAATTAAGTCAATCGGGGATTTTAAGAAGTCAGTACTTGacttaaattatattatatgcTTGTTATTATTTATGCCTAAATTGTCTTTTAATTACTTCTCCACATTATCTAGAAGATGAAAATCATGTGTTTTAACTAACACCTTAATCTTTTTTATAGGCAAGAAACGCAGTTTACCATTTTATATTCACTGTATACTTATTGTTTTGGCTGTGTGCATGTTGACAGGTGCAGTGTtacattacatatacagtaacctgccaggtgtttgcctaATCTTCAATTGCATTTAAATCTTTTCAAACCTCTATTACAGCTCCTACCGTGTTCGCTAATCCTCATAATTTGGCATAATCTGCAAATTTAAAATCGATGCCACAGTCtagtttggggggggggtctcaAATTCAATTACTGTGGCGCCTggatgtcttttgttttttgttccaacCACGTACTTAGTTGGATAGTAAAAAACACttcttattattttctaaattagacTTAGGTTAACTGAATATTTAGATtaggacaaaatgaagacacCAGGCCCTTAAAGACAATGTCCTGACGAGAGCCCTGGTCTACATTATCGCTTCAATTAAGAACAACTGTGGTCAAACTTCAGACCCATGTTAATtacaaagctaaaaaaaaaagcttcaagaGTAACATTCACCCCTTATCTGTACTCAAATCTGTTATTCAGTTGTTAATCCAAATTCATGCATCTCCTTAAAATAGGGGTGCTCAACTTTGATCTTCACTAGGCTAGGATTTACAGCTTCTCAAGAACAAGGAAAAGCTTTATCTTGTCCAATTAGGCAAATAATGAGTCCAACTGAGTAATTAAAGTCcaaggtgtaaaaaaaaacatgaaacctTCTGGCCCTCTAGGAATGGAGTTGTGCAGTCCTGCCTTAGATGCCTATTGCCCAGAATGGGACTGTTAATGGGGAAAATTAGATTtttatgaaattaatttaacttGATTGGGATTAACAGCAGAGGCTCAACAGATCAGACAAGCAAAATTTATTTTAACCTAGAAAACAGAGCCGCAAATTCATTTTAAGTGGTCAACATGTGACTACTTAATCAATTCAAAGCACATAAGGGCACATCAACAATAACATACAGAGAAATGATTGATGATGAAATGAGAAATGAGATTAAGGTTCAATGAATGGTGCAACCGTTAAAcatgttaaaaataagaaagtatCCAAATGAATTCCCAGTTTAAAAACTTTCTCTTGTAAGCATTCATTATTAGTAGATAACACCTTCCAGaagactacagtacatattggtGAAGCAGGCTCAAAACCGTTAATTTCCTACAGTTAATTTCCTGGGTAAGGAAAGGACAAAGGGTTTTGCTCTTACAGGCCTTGTGAAATGATTGCGTTTTCTGTGGCGCACAGGTGAAGGCATTATTGACATTCGACAGGTATACGGGTGCTGGCCCAGGCCAGCTCAGTCATCTTACCTTCACAACAGGCTTCCGCGGCTTGGGCTCAGGCTTGGGTGGAGTGGGTTTCTGTAACAAAACGGCACAGATTTGTGGGCACACGTTACAGTACCTTAACTGAAAGGGTAATGGCACCAGGTGGGATGCACACTCATCAAGGAGTTGCCTTAAAGGTTTGTTCCTGTCATGATAAGCTGTTTCAAAACACTGCCATCAGTACAGTTTTAAGACTAGCCTTTTGCTGTACTTCAAgagcataaataaaatattccttttgcatcatatttaaagaaatgcttatcgtttattcctttattattaaattgtaaAAGCTCTCACAATATCAAATAGCTGGTTCAGGAaggaaaattattattttcatttgcaaTATTTAATAGTTTAATCTGTTCTGAATTAATCACTGTGAGCATGTTTCCTTAACCTAAGAGCAGCAAGAACAGACAGTTGATATTGATACATTAGGAGACATTAGGAGTTGACCATGTAAATAATATCATCTAAAGAGAAATACACTTAAGAACAGCAGGACCTAAGATTGCCTTTATTACTAATTAAAGATAAATGTAAATGGCTAAAATGACAATTTTGTGGACCGTGATAAGTTAAATTTACGTTAAAAGTCTGTATAAAATAGCTCCACAGAAATAaatcttttgaaaatgtattatttctagGTGAGCTGCTTGCCTTTAGACAACCATCAACATACTTTCAGTAGCAATCAGTGTTGAATTTGAATTATAATTGCTGGATAAGTCATTACTgaccaaataaaaaatgaagtctTAAAACTAAAGCTTTAGTGCCATAATCAATATTCTAAGGTACAAGAAAAACATTGTAATTCAAGTTAACTCTTTTGTTAATTGAAAACAGTTATCTTTAAAAACATCAAGCAGCATGCCAAACTATTTCTGTGCAAAGTGTATTGTTAGGATCTTGGAAGAACTGGCAAATTACAGATAGTGGAACAAACTCCCTTGTTTATTCAGGTTACAAGTAAAGCATCCATGTTATAAAGAACATCTTCAGAGACAATcctgaaaaatctttttttaaataaaaatacattatttaaatctAATGGCGTGTAGGGCCctgctactgtatttattaaagCTTCACCTCAGCAAACCTGTGTGAGTGAATTCAGAAGTGTTCAGAAGTTTCAGACGACTTCTTCAGAAAAGAGAAATGCACttatcaaataaagtttcagGTATATTACTACAGCTGTATAGTTTCATACAGCAGACTCCCCAACGTATGTGCTCCCAAACTTAAGTGTCGGCTccggaaaaaaaacatttttttcaattctcTGAAAAATTCGTCAAGCACTCCCATAAGAGCTTGTTAGTGAGCCTATACAGTCATCTtattcacttttattttctgtttttatacttCTATTTAATATCTT
This genomic window from Lepisosteus oculatus isolate fLepOcu1 chromosome 2, fLepOcu1.hap2, whole genome shotgun sequence contains:
- the hmgn3 gene encoding high mobility group nucleosome-binding domain-containing protein 3 isoform X2; the encoded protein is MPKRKSPEGAEGKDSTKVTKQEPTRRSLRLSAKPTPPKPEPKPRKPVVKKQAGEKAAVKGKKGGKGKKDEKLEEGTAPAENGETKIDEEQKTDPAADKKE
- the hmgn3 gene encoding high mobility group nucleosome-binding domain-containing protein 3 isoform X1, producing MPKRKSPEGAEGKDSTKVTKQEPTRRSLRLSAKPTPPKPEPKPRKPVVKKQAGEKAAVKGKKGGKGKKDEKLEEGTAPAENGETKIDEIRISRSSVSVSANRSTSPSLLSVKGQTGTVKVKGTEN